Below is a genomic region from Leptotrichia shahii.
ACTATGCAGGTTGAGCATGAGCTGACTGTGGAAAAGATTGAGTTTGTAAATATTTCCAATTATGCTGAAATAAATGCGATTACAAGCAGAAATCTGGAACTATTGAAAAATCAGAGGGAAAAAATTGTTTACGGATCACTTTTGTGGGTGCTGGACGAGTGTAAAACTTCGATGGGAACACGACTTTTAAAAAGATTTATAAATAATCCACTTTTAAATATTGAAAAAATCCGGAAAAGGCAGGAAGATGTACAGTATTTTATTGATAATATTCTAATTCGTGAGGATTTGAGGGAAAAACTTGAAGATATTTACGATTTGGAGCGGCTTTTGGGGAAAATAATCTTTGGTAGTGAAAATGGGAAAGATTTGACGGCATTGAAAAAGACGATAAAATCGGCTGTTGAAATAATGAGAATTTTGGGAAATACTGATTTTTTTAAGAATATTGATGCAAATATTTTGTTTGAGTGTTATAAAATAATCGACAACAGTATAAATGAAGATGCACCATTTTCAGTACGTGAAGGCGGAATTATAAAATCTGGATACAATGCGGAACTGGATGAAATTAGAAATATTATGAATTCTGGGAAGGACTTTTTGCTGGATATTGAACAGCGTGAAAGGGAAGCAACAGGAATTCGAAATATGAAAATAAAATTTAACAAGGTTTTTGGTTATTTTATTGAAATTACAAAAGCAAATTTGGATATGGTGCCAGAACATTACATAAGAAAACAGACACTTTCAAATTCAGAGAGGTACATTACGCCTGAGCTGAAAAAATATGAGGATACAATAATAAATTCCAAAGCAAAAATCGAAGATTTGGAGTATCATTTGTTCAAGGAAATTAGTGGAAAACTCAAGGAACATCGAAAAATTTTGTCCGAACTTGCAGAAAGGATTGCATACATTGATGTAATGGTATCTTTTGCTGTAAGTGCCATTGAAAATAATTATGCAAAACCTGAAATGAACGAGGAATATTCCTTTAAAATTGAAGGCGGAAGGCATCCAGTTGTGGAAAAACTGATTGGAAGGACGGATTATGTTTCAAATGATACAGTTTTTACTGAAAAAGAAAGCTTTGTTGTGCTAACAGGACCTAATATGTCAGGAAAATCAACGTATATGAAGCAAATCGCATTAATTTCCATAATGGCTCAGATTGGCTCTTTTGTCCCTGCTAAAAAAGCAAATTTATCAGTTATAGACAAATATTTGACACGAATTGGGGCTTCTGATGATATTTTGACTGGGCAAAGTACATTTATGGTGGAAATGAGCGAAGTTTCCAACATTCTAAACAATGCGACTGAAAAAAGCCTGATAATATTAGATGAAGTTGGACGTGGAACTTCCACAACCGACGGTGTTTCCATTGCGACTGCTATTTCAATGTATATTCACGATAAAATTGGTGCTAAGACAGTTTTCGCAACACATTATCACGAACTTACTGATTTGGAAAATAAATTTGCACATATTGTAAATTATCGGATAGAAGTGGATGAAAAGCAGGGAAAAGTAATGTTTTTGCGAAATATTGTAAAAGGCGGGGCAGATAAGTCGTATGGTATTGAAGTGGCAAAATTGGCGGGGCTTCCAAAAGAAATATTGGTTGAAAGCAAGAAAATATTGAAACGGCTGGAGCAGAAAAAGGAGCTGATTGAGAGGACTGTGGATGTTCACCAGCTTTCGCTTTTTGGAGGAAACTCAGAATTTGAAAGTGATTTTGAAGAATTTGAAAATGCAAATGATTTAGAAAATATTGAAAATAATCAGTTTTACGAGGAAAAATTGGCTCAAATTGAGGAGGAGAAGGAAAGTTTGCAAGAAATTGTGAATAAAATAGAAGGTTATGATATAAATAATATTACACCGATGGATGCAATGAAATTTTTGTTTGAATTAAAGGAAAATATGAAAAAAGATAATAAATAGGATACAAAAAGATATGAAGGCAAAAAAAGTTGTGTATAGGTTAAAAGATGAAGCGATTGTTTATGCAGATGAACAGATCGGATCTGAAGGAGATGAAGTCATTAAGTTTAAAAATGTGATTATAGATCTTGTAAAAAAACAGATGGTAATTTCTGGAAAAGAAGGAGTTGTAAATACTAAAACACTTGATGTCTCGTTAATGAAGAAAGTCGTTGGGACAACCAAAGACAAAAAATGGGAAATTTATACGGAACGTGTAGATTATAAAAAACAGGGCGACCTGTTAAATTCGCCAGTAAAGACAAAACTCGTAAATACGTTTGATGACACTGTTTCTGAAGCAGATAAAGTTGAAACGACGACAAAATTTGAAACGATTGTAGCTACAGGACATGCAAGATATAATAATAAAAAAGACAAGAAAACTATGACAGCGGATAAGATTACGTATAATGATCCAACAAAGGTAAGTTTTGCAGAGGGGCATGTTGTTTATAAGGAAGAAAAGACAAAAAGAACCCTTACGGCAGATAAAATGCGATATGATGATATTAATAAAATAGGAAATGCAGAAGGAAATGTTCATTATACTTCTCCTGAAAGCAAGCTGGATGCTCAAAAGGCAGATTATTATATGAATGGTGACGATGAAAGAGTAGAAGGTTTTGGAAATGTTGTTTATACAGGAAAGGAAAGTGTAATTACAGCAGATAGTGCTGTTTATTTCATCAAGAAAAAACAAATTAATGGAAATGGACATGTTGTTTATAAAAGTAAAGAAAGTGTAATTACAGGTGACAGTGCTGTTTATTTTGTTGATAAGAAACAAGTTGATGGAAGAGGGCATGTTAGATATACGGGAAAAACTATGATAATTACAGGAGATCATGTATTTTACGACAAAATTGCCAATATAATAAATGGTGATGGAAATGGTACCTATAATTATTTGCCAAGAAAAACAACAGGAACTTACAAAAGTGGAGTTTATGACTTAAAAACACACACTATGACAACAAATGATTACTATACTGCTAATTATGATGATTATAAAATGGACGGAACAAACCTTGTATATGTTTTCCCTACAGGAAATGCCGTTATGAATGGACCTTTTAATGTAAAAAAACAAAATTTTACAGTTCACGGAGAAAATGGTAAAATGAACACCATTTCAAAAGATATTTTTGCAAATAAAATGGTAATGACGAGTGTTCAAGGAGATAGAATTTCATCTGATATTGGACAAGGAAGTTTTGAGAAAAAGGAATTCAGATTTGATGGACATGTTAAAGGTAAAATTCGGGGGAATGTGAAAGATCTGGTGAATGATCCAAGACCACTTGTAGAATCAGAAGCAGTCCATTTTATTGGAAATACTGCAAAAGTTTATTTTGTTTCCCATAAAAATGGAAGTAATATGAGTATTACACGTAGTGAAATCAAGGAAAATGTTCATATGACTTATAAGGATATTACATTAGATTCCCAATATAATGAGATGGATTCAAGAAGAAACCTTATACTTGCAAGAGATAAGGTTATGGTTGATTTTAAGAATAACACTAAGATGACTGCAAATTATCTGTATATGGATATGAATAAGCAGGAAGGATATGCTAGAAATAACATAAAAATTGTAAGTACATTGCCACAGTTTAGAGCGATTAATACAAGTGCTGATAAGGCTACAATTTATCTGAAGGACAAAAAAATAAAATTAAATGGAAATGTCGTAACTTACCAAGGTAAAAATCAAATTTCATCTAAAAGTGCAATATATAATATGGATAAAAAAATTCTTGAAAATGAAGGAAATATTCAAATGCAGTATGAAGTTCAAAATAATAATGAAATTCAACAAGCAAAATCAGATCCTAAAAATTCCGAAGCTGTTCAAGAAGTCATAGGTAAGTTATCAGTTTCTGAAGGAGGTCATCTTCCGAAATCAATGACTGCCTCAAATGGTGTTCCAGTTACGATAAGGTGGCATTCTTCAAATTCAAGCATATTTTCAACGTCTGGAAGAGTTAATAAGCAATTTTATGGCGGGGGAACTAAAGGAGTAACACTAACTGCAACGGCAAAAGCCGGAGTAGATACAGCAGAAAGAACTTTTAGCGTAAGTGTTCCAACAGAATCAGCACATGAAATGCTAGTAAGAGCAGCAAGCAATATTTATGTCCCAGAAGATGGAGAAAATCTGCCTTCATCAGTTAGAGTGAATGTAAGAGGAAGAACAATAGATATACCAATATCTTGGAGTAAAAATGGAGATAGGAATGTTGCAACACTAAGATACGATGGAGCATCTTATCGTCAG
It encodes:
- a CDS encoding LptA/OstA family protein, which gives rise to MKAKKVVYRLKDEAIVYADEQIGSEGDEVIKFKNVIIDLVKKQMVISGKEGVVNTKTLDVSLMKKVVGTTKDKKWEIYTERVDYKKQGDLLNSPVKTKLVNTFDDTVSEADKVETTTKFETIVATGHARYNNKKDKKTMTADKITYNDPTKVSFAEGHVVYKEEKTKRTLTADKMRYDDINKIGNAEGNVHYTSPESKLDAQKADYYMNGDDERVEGFGNVVYTGKESVITADSAVYFIKKKQINGNGHVVYKSKESVITGDSAVYFVDKKQVDGRGHVRYTGKTMIITGDHVFYDKIANIINGDGNGTYNYLPRKTTGTYKSGVYDLKTHTMTTNDYYTANYDDYKMDGTNLVYVFPTGNAVMNGPFNVKKQNFTVHGENGKMNTISKDIFANKMVMTSVQGDRISSDIGQGSFEKKEFRFDGHVKGKIRGNVKDLVNDPRPLVESEAVHFIGNTAKVYFVSHKNGSNMSITRSEIKENVHMTYKDITLDSQYNEMDSRRNLILARDKVMVDFKNNTKMTANYLYMDMNKQEGYARNNIKIVSTLPQFRAINTSADKATIYLKDKKIKLNGNVVTYQGKNQISSKSAIYNMDKKILENEGNIQMQYEVQNNNEIQQAKSDPKNSEAVQEVIGKLSVSEGGHLPKSMTASNGVPVTIRWHSSNSSIFSTSGRVNKQFYGGGTKGVTLTATAKAGVDTAERTFSVSVPTESAHEMLVRAASNIYVPEDGENLPSSVRVNVRGRTIDIPISWSKNGDRNVATLRYDGASYRQQF
- the mutS gene encoding DNA mismatch repair protein MutS; the encoded protein is MADTPLMKQYKEIKSNFEDSILFFRLGDFYEMFFEDAVKVSRELGLTLTSRNKEKNADVPLAGVPFHSADSYITKLVSKGYKVAICEQTEDPKMAKGIVKREVVKIITPGTVVDVEALDAKSNNYLMSILKIENKLGITYIDITTGEFKVTEVEKDDDFVKLFNEINKIEPKEVLVTEDFYGEIKEKLDDFLQKNDSVVTFINKVRDSAKYLMDYFEIVSLESYGIKDKKGIIGAAAMALDYAATMQVEHELTVEKIEFVNISNYAEINAITSRNLELLKNQREKIVYGSLLWVLDECKTSMGTRLLKRFINNPLLNIEKIRKRQEDVQYFIDNILIREDLREKLEDIYDLERLLGKIIFGSENGKDLTALKKTIKSAVEIMRILGNTDFFKNIDANILFECYKIIDNSINEDAPFSVREGGIIKSGYNAELDEIRNIMNSGKDFLLDIEQREREATGIRNMKIKFNKVFGYFIEITKANLDMVPEHYIRKQTLSNSERYITPELKKYEDTIINSKAKIEDLEYHLFKEISGKLKEHRKILSELAERIAYIDVMVSFAVSAIENNYAKPEMNEEYSFKIEGGRHPVVEKLIGRTDYVSNDTVFTEKESFVVLTGPNMSGKSTYMKQIALISIMAQIGSFVPAKKANLSVIDKYLTRIGASDDILTGQSTFMVEMSEVSNILNNATEKSLIILDEVGRGTSTTDGVSIATAISMYIHDKIGAKTVFATHYHELTDLENKFAHIVNYRIEVDEKQGKVMFLRNIVKGGADKSYGIEVAKLAGLPKEILVESKKILKRLEQKKELIERTVDVHQLSLFGGNSEFESDFEEFENANDLENIENNQFYEEKLAQIEEEKESLQEIVNKIEGYDINNITPMDAMKFLFELKENMKKDNK